In Citrus sinensis cultivar Valencia sweet orange chromosome 3, DVS_A1.0, whole genome shotgun sequence, the sequence ataatatttttttaatgcaaatatcttcattttttaaaatgtatattcaaTTTAAGTGTATACAACGTAATCATACCCTCAATagtaaaaaaagttttaagcaTAACCATTCTCGACGAtttgtatataattttatacattttttccCATTTACTTTAGTATCTCGTGTGACAATCTCTTACACAAAGAATTTGGTTGGATCCCGCGTTCAAACTTGACTGGGCCGAGTTTTTAAGATGTTGTGCCacatttacatatttataactTGGTATATATTCATTTTGATTTGGACTGTCGTATCTTATACACCCACCGAACGAATGGCAGAGATGTCGCTGCATTTCAGAGGCATTTGTCGGCACATTAACTGTATGATACAAGTAAATCCTGAATTCGAATTAGTATTAACGATTATCATGAAAATAGGCAACGTAATTCcctggtaaaaaaaaaaaaaaaaaggaaaataaaagaagtacAGAAATTTCATCTATTAaggaaataaatgaatgggGACCAGCTATCAAATTAAGCCCAAGCATGTGTAGGACCATATACTCCGACTCTTTGCTGCAGCCCTCACAAGTTTTCTATATAGAACTGTTTTTAGGAAGCAAAGTGATCTCCATTCCTAGACTCGACtcagaaaaaattttaaaaaagaaaaaaaaaaagacagtgCGTTATTTCAATTCCAGCATCCTCTTGTAACTTGTTGAGTTTTGTCTTGATCTACTTCTCTCTTGTCAAGTTTGTGCGCTCGCTACTCAGTAGCTAGCTCTCTTTGTGTGTCATTTCAGTTGTCTCGTCCCACAAGCTTAGCCTAgactaatctttttttttgaagtactAGGGTACTAGCCTCTTGCCAAATATGGAAAGTGGAAAGAACAATAAGGGTCTTGGTGaagtttcattttcttgttaccTTAAAACAGAAGAGAACTTCGTACAGAAGCTTACGGGCTCAGCTCATTATCCGAATCATTCCATCAGTTCAGGCCCAGAATTTCCCTCTTCAAGAAGCTTTCGAAGAATTAAGGCTGATCGGGAAGCTGAAATTGGAGTTTTTGATGCAGAAAAGTACTACAACATGAAACTGGATGAGGGTCCAAAAATTATTGGTACTGCTGCAAGTGACCATGCTCAGGTTGATCTGCTCCGGCCGAACATCAAAAGCAGGCCTGGAACTCCAAGTGCAAGTTCAGAAGCAAGTTGGAACAGCCAAGCTGCTTTGTTAAGAACTTACCAGAGAAACCTATCTCAAGGTAAAAAGCAAACGAAGTTACATGGAAAGGGTTTTTTCTCAGTTCTTGGAGTTCTTGGCTGCATTAATGGATCTTGTTCGGATGAGAAATCCGTTGGCGTTAATCAAAATGTTGAGCTTGAAGGGCTAGTTCAAGGAAAAGAGTacagaaaagaaagaattcaAACTAGTGCTCGCACATTGGATGGAAGAAAGCAGCTGCAACAACCAATATTCAAGGTCGACAAATTCGAGTTTTATAAGCCCAGTTTTGAAAAGATGAATATTGATTCAAACAAAGATGAGTTTTTTTCAATCCCAATTGCAAAATCTGGGATCCAAAATCTTGCAGTTCAGAAAACGTTGGCAAAGAAAATCGAGGAAGAGGAGTCGAGGAAATCGCTGGATGTGTTTGGTTCGCATACGCTGAAAAAGGAATTCATAGAAATGAATTTACGGAGGAAACTATCAATGCTAAGCTGGGATGCCATTCCAAATGCTCCAAGTCTCCCAGCTTCTTCAGCAAGGGGCCAAGTCTATGAAGATGTAGAAAGTGACGCAAGTTCTGATCTGTTTGAGATAGAAAACATATCGGCCAGTACTGGACAGCACCCAGTTTTCATCAGAAGGCAAACATCTGATGATGGCATGTCTACACCTTATGAACCAAGCGACACCAGCACTGAGTGGAGTGTTGTCACAGCAACCGCTGCAGATTATTCAGTTGTTTCACACTATGATGAAAAGAAGATGACAGAAAATATCAGAACTAGTCCTACTACTCCTTCTTTGGCAACAGCAACTGGCAAACTTGCCAAAACCAAGTTCACGGACAAAGATGTCCAAGGCAGCCGTCCAAGCAAATTGCTCGGTTGCAAGAGTCACAATGCAGTGAGAGTGGCTGAAGCAGCATACAGAATCAATAATGACAAGGCAAAGTCTCACCCACACCCACAACAGCCTCTACGGTCTGTTGCCCCCATGCCAGTCAGGAAGTTTATCAAAGCCGACAATGGTGAGCTAGTTTTCGATTTCCCATGAACACAGCATGTATGCTTTTTCCCCTCAAGAACGTTACTGTCTGCCTACATGAAGCAGCTAGCACTAGTAGCAGTATAATGGAAGTGATTAGACAGAGACACAGATGATAATGTTTCTGTTTGATATAAAGTTTCAGTAAATTTTGTACCCAACTATATATTCCTTATGTAGTATTATTATCCTAGCTTTTTCTGTATTCTACTTAAGCCGCTAACTTCATTTTAGTGGTGAAACTAAGACTATTGGCCATAACTTCTATGTCAATGAAAGACAAAACAGCTACAATACATAAAACGAGATTCTGGAAATTGTCTATGCGATTGGACCCAGGAGAGTACTTAAAAGATTACATTTGCTGACCACCCTTGTCTAAATAATCTCCTCCCTTTATTAGTTCAAAAACTTCGGATATTATCCTTGTTCTCTTGATTTTCAACTGGAGGGTCATCCATGTTTTGGATCTCTTTCTGACTTTTAACTAAAGCTGCTTTTGGCAAGCCTTCTTTGCCTCACTTGAGGGACTACATTCCACACTGCACAGCATTTGTTGGcacatgaatttatttaaatctgcAAGGTTATATAAAGGGCTTAATTGAGATTTATACTTTCTACAATAATATTGGTATCCAATCACCTAGTCTTATCCTCTTAAGGGTGCATCATTAATGCATTAAGCTTACAACACTTATTAATGAATGATACATCAATTGTCATGTCACTACTCTATATATGTATAgtgatttttcaatttgatatctctgatcatattaaaattatgaataaattaaaaaaaacaacaatttcAACACATTGAAAGACAAAATACACTGTAtttgaatatgcatttttttatcttttatcttGTCATTGACTTATATGGTAGGGGATCACTAATTAGAACATTTACACACActtgtatataaaatatatggatATATATTACATATGTCATAACTATGTAAATAGAGCATTATTCTTATCATGAGTGGCTTTAAGTATAGGGGAACAAGGCGGTCGCCTCAAATcctaaattttagaaatgtctcattttttttagtattagtAATAATTCTCTAGTtaataaagatttaaaaaaaaattatgtgcgGTAGAAAAGCTATTAGACATctctctaattaataattatttttttatataaaaatctataattggttatcttattgttaaagagatataattaataatattgtctaaccattaatttattcgttattagtttttccaacaaaaataagtaaattttttaccttttcaacttcttaaaaaaactcaattattCAACATTAGAATCTTTGACTTTGAatattccttttaatttctattaaaaatcttataatctagaaaatcatagatgaaa encodes:
- the LOC102620637 gene encoding protein PHYTOCHROME KINASE SUBSTRATE 3-like, producing MESGKNNKGLGEVSFSCYLKTEENFVQKLTGSAHYPNHSISSGPEFPSSRSFRRIKADREAEIGVFDAEKYYNMKLDEGPKIIGTAASDHAQVDLLRPNIKSRPGTPSASSEASWNSQAALLRTYQRNLSQGKKQTKLHGKGFFSVLGVLGCINGSCSDEKSVGVNQNVELEGLVQGKEYRKERIQTSARTLDGRKQLQQPIFKVDKFEFYKPSFEKMNIDSNKDEFFSIPIAKSGIQNLAVQKTLAKKIEEEESRKSLDVFGSHTLKKEFIEMNLRRKLSMLSWDAIPNAPSLPASSARGQVYEDVESDASSDLFEIENISASTGQHPVFIRRQTSDDGMSTPYEPSDTSTEWSVVTATAADYSVVSHYDEKKMTENIRTSPTTPSLATATGKLAKTKFTDKDVQGSRPSKLLGCKSHNAVRVAEAAYRINNDKAKSHPHPQQPLRSVAPMPVRKFIKADNGELVFDFP